The following are from one region of the Halarcobacter sp. genome:
- a CDS encoding NADH-quinone oxidoreductase subunit D, with translation MLKPDLLIDAKDIKSTITRLKNEEDYTILLDVTAVDYMQYPDVTPSRFAVIYILRTSNFKKQMTVKAYVDDNTLEVDSITDLYFSADWAEREVFDQYGVRFKGHPNLKRVLNHHQFVGHPLRKDYEITKGQICTETEDLMDEMIPLLKRKGYSEADLEDLMMLNVGPSHPASHGTIRNFVAMEGETIQACVTEIGYLHRGFEKACETHNYSQVIPYTDRLNYCSAILNNIGYAKAIEDMLGVEITPRAKMIRVIIGELSRLTDHIVCNAANMVDLGGLTNFWYIFAPRDKAYDLFSKLTGARLTNSYTRIGGLEFDLYDGFAEDLDDVIKDVEKAIEDSLSLIAHNKIFHDRTQDVGVIDAQFALDAGITGPNLRAAGVAFDLRKDAPYYGYENFDFDVVVGSHGDVYDRIMCRFEEMRQSIRIIRQAMKELPDGPINSDHPAVLLPLKKDVYGNIEGLMNQFKLTFEGIKVPKGEYYGSTEGANGELGFYTVSDGSGTPYKIKCRPPCFYSLGGYARIVEGSMLADAVVTMASMNFIAGEFDR, from the coding sequence ATGCTTAAACCAGACCTGCTTATTGATGCAAAAGATATCAAATCAACAATCACTAGACTTAAAAATGAAGAAGATTATACAATACTTCTAGATGTTACTGCTGTAGATTATATGCAATATCCAGATGTAACACCATCAAGATTTGCTGTAATTTATATTTTAAGAACAAGCAACTTTAAAAAACAAATGACAGTAAAAGCGTATGTAGATGATAATACTTTAGAAGTTGATTCAATTACAGACCTTTACTTTTCTGCTGATTGGGCAGAAAGAGAAGTATTTGACCAGTATGGTGTAAGATTCAAAGGTCATCCAAACTTAAAAAGAGTGTTAAACCACCATCAATTTGTTGGTCATCCACTAAGAAAAGATTATGAGATAACAAAAGGTCAAATCTGTACTGAAACTGAAGATTTAATGGATGAAATGATTCCTTTATTAAAAAGAAAAGGATATTCTGAAGCAGATTTAGAAGATTTAATGATGCTAAATGTTGGTCCTTCTCACCCTGCTTCACATGGTACTATTAGAAACTTTGTTGCAATGGAAGGTGAGACTATCCAAGCTTGTGTAACAGAAATTGGTTATCTTCATAGAGGTTTTGAAAAAGCCTGTGAAACACATAATTATTCTCAAGTTATTCCATACACAGATAGACTTAACTATTGTTCAGCCATTTTAAACAATATTGGTTATGCAAAAGCAATTGAAGATATGTTAGGTGTTGAGATTACTCCAAGAGCTAAAATGATTAGAGTAATTATTGGTGAATTAAGTAGATTAACAGACCACATTGTATGTAATGCTGCAAATATGGTTGACTTAGGTGGTCTTACAAACTTCTGGTATATCTTTGCTCCAAGAGATAAAGCATATGACCTATTTTCAAAACTTACAGGTGCTAGATTAACTAATTCATATACAAGAATTGGTGGTTTAGAATTTGATCTTTATGATGGTTTTGCAGAAGATTTAGATGATGTAATTAAAGATGTTGAAAAAGCTATAGAGGACTCTTTATCATTAATTGCACATAATAAAATTTTCCACGATAGAACACAAGATGTTGGTGTAATTGATGCACAATTTGCTCTTGATGCAGGTATCACTGGACCAAATCTTAGAGCTGCAGGAGTTGCTTTTGACTTAAGAAAAGATGCTCCTTATTATGGATATGAAAATTTTGATTTTGATGTTGTAGTTGGTTCACATGGAGATGTTTATGACAGAATTATGTGTAGATTTGAAGAGATGAGACAATCGATTAGAATCATTAGACAAGCAATGAAAGAGTTACCAGATGGTCCAATTAATTCAGACCATCCAGCTGTTTTATTACCACTTAAAAAAGATGTTTATGGAAATATTGAAGGTTTAATGAACCAATTTAAACTAACTTTTGAAGGTATCAAAGTTCCAAAAGGTGAATATTATGGTTCAACTGAAGGAGCTAATGGAGAACTTGGTTTTTATACTGTAAGTGATGGTTCAGGTACACCTTATAAAATTAAATGTAGACCACCTTGTTTTTATTCACTAGGTGGATATGCAAGAATTGTAGAAGGTAGTATGTTAGCTGATGCTGTTGTTACAATGGCAAGTATGAACTTTATTGCTGGGGAGTTTGATAGATAA
- a CDS encoding NADH-quinone oxidoreductase subunit NuoB: protein MGLGAEASLGDSIITTKLDSAINWARSYSMWPMAFGTACCGIEFMSVAAARYDVSRFGAEVVRFSPRQADLLIVAGTITYKQAPVLKKIWDQMCEPKWVISMGACACSGGFYDNYTTLQGIDEVIPVDEYVAGCPPRPEAVLDAIMRIQERSYDESIIKDRERNFKGILDA, encoded by the coding sequence ATGGGATTAGGAGCAGAAGCTAGCTTAGGTGATTCAATAATCACTACAAAATTAGACTCAGCTATTAACTGGGCTAGGTCATATTCAATGTGGCCAATGGCATTTGGTACTGCATGTTGTGGTATCGAATTCATGTCTGTTGCAGCTGCAAGATACGATGTATCTAGATTTGGTGCAGAGGTTGTAAGATTCTCACCAAGACAAGCAGACTTGCTAATTGTTGCAGGAACTATTACATATAAACAAGCACCTGTATTAAAGAAAATCTGGGATCAGATGTGTGAGCCTAAATGGGTTATATCTATGGGTGCATGTGCATGTTCTGGTGGTTTTTATGATAACTATACAACTTTACAAGGGATTGATGAAGTTATACCTGTAGATGAGTATGTTGCAGGGTGTCCTCCAAGACCTGAAGCTGTACTTGATGCAATTATGAGAATTCAAGAGAGATCTTATGATGAATCTATTATTAAAGATAGAGAAAGAAATTTCAAGGGGATTCTAGATGCTTAA
- a CDS encoding PatB family C-S lyase, producing the protein MIYNFDELIDRKNTSCAKYDALEKYFGYEDLQPLWVADMDFKTPDVIINALKEKTDFGMFGYPIATEKTYNLVKNWMKKRHNWDIDTSWINFVNGVVPAYSAAIEAFSEEGDEIIVQTPVYFPLFKHIKSNNRKLVKNSLIEENGYYKMNLDDLKKKITPKTKIFVLCSPHNPVGRVWDKEELEALAKICIENKILMISDEIHADIVFKKFTPLASISEEIANNTLTLNSPGKTFNTAGLNCAYAICKNKEIMNKFKEIVEKRGISSINVFGFTALEAAYEYGEDWLEELLVYLKNNIYFTKNYLEKNNSKIDFIEPESTYLLWLSFKNTISDYNKVKQKLLEESKVALNEGISFGLEGKGYFRLNCALPKENLEKALCKMVTKF; encoded by the coding sequence ATGATTTATAATTTTGATGAACTAATTGATAGAAAAAACACCTCTTGTGCTAAATATGATGCACTAGAAAAATATTTTGGATATGAAGATTTACAACCACTTTGGGTTGCAGACATGGATTTTAAAACTCCAGATGTGATAATTAATGCACTAAAAGAAAAAACAGATTTTGGAATGTTTGGATATCCAATTGCAACAGAAAAAACTTACAACTTAGTAAAGAATTGGATGAAAAAAAGACATAACTGGGATATAGATACATCTTGGATAAACTTTGTAAATGGTGTAGTTCCAGCTTATAGTGCTGCTATAGAAGCGTTTAGTGAAGAAGGTGATGAAATCATTGTTCAAACGCCTGTATATTTTCCACTCTTTAAACATATAAAATCTAATAATAGAAAACTTGTAAAAAACTCTTTAATTGAAGAGAATGGTTATTATAAAATGAATTTAGATGATTTAAAAAAGAAAATCACACCAAAAACAAAAATCTTTGTTTTATGTTCTCCACATAATCCTGTTGGGAGAGTTTGGGATAAAGAAGAACTAGAAGCTTTAGCAAAAATATGTATTGAAAATAAGATATTAATGATTAGTGATGAGATACATGCAGATATTGTTTTTAAAAAATTTACACCTCTTGCATCTATATCTGAAGAGATAGCAAATAATACTCTAACATTAAACTCTCCAGGTAAAACTTTTAACACTGCTGGATTAAATTGTGCCTATGCAATATGTAAAAATAAAGAAATAATGAATAAATTTAAAGAAATTGTAGAAAAAAGAGGTATAAGTTCAATTAATGTTTTTGGATTTACAGCTTTAGAAGCTGCTTACGAGTATGGCGAAGATTGGTTAGAAGAATTATTAGTTTACCTTAAGAATAATATTTATTTTACAAAAAATTATTTAGAAAAAAATAATTCTAAGATTGATTTTATTGAGCCAGAATCAACCTATTTACTTTGGTTAAGCTTTAAAAATACTATTAGTGACTATAACAAAGTGAAACAAAAGTTACTAGAAGAATCTAAAGTTGCTTTAAATGAAGGAATTAGTTTCGGACTCGAAGGAAAGGGGTATTTCAGACTAAATTGTGCACTACCTAAGGAAAATCTAGAAAAAGCACTGTGTAAAATGGTTACAAAATTCTAA
- a CDS encoding NADH-quinone oxidoreductase subunit A — MSTHLILSSVIFVAIAFILVGVFLLTKYLGPNKTEDKLKNTVYESGVTNPVGNTNIRFSVKFYLVAIGFLLFDVEIIFMFPWAVNILELGFAGIIKMFIFIGLLFAGLIYMYKKKALSWD, encoded by the coding sequence ATGTCAACACATTTAATTCTTTCGTCAGTTATATTTGTTGCAATTGCTTTTATATTAGTAGGAGTTTTCCTACTAACTAAGTATCTTGGACCAAATAAAACTGAAGACAAACTAAAAAACACTGTATATGAAAGTGGAGTTACAAATCCTGTTGGGAATACTAATATAAGATTCTCAGTAAAATTCTATTTAGTTGCAATTGGTTTTCTACTATTTGATGTAGAAATTATTTTTATGTTCCCTTGGGCCGTAAATATTTTAGAACTTGGATTTGCAGGTATTATTAAGATGTTTATCTTTATAGGATTACTATTTGCAGGATTAATATATATGTATAAGAAAAAGGCATTATCATGGGATTAG
- the nuoF gene encoding NADH-quinone oxidoreductase subunit NuoF, which yields MAVELVKIVSKNFDIPDSHKLEVALKNGRYESVDKAFSMKPEDITEEVVKSGLRGKGGGGAACGPKWKLMPPVDERPRYLIVNGDESEPGTFKDRQIFQYDPHLLIEGIIVSCWALQANDAYIYIRGEYKWFIDRLNAAIEEAYEAGIIGDKVMNKYDFRVNVTVHRGGGAYICGEKSALIESIEGKRGHPRLKPHGKECEWFYGQPATVNNVETISSVPNIVLNGYESYTKWGTEKAPGTMLFAMSGPVKNPGVYELQYGEKMIDVINEIGGGMKDGLKLKAVIPGGASCPILTAEEVEKAYLDYESMWDIGSTLGTGGMMIIPEGVSMVDVAKNLIEFYHHESCGQCTPCREGTGWIDKTIKKILDGVGSQDDIQTILDVCETMNGKTICVFAPAVKDIIKSIVQKYTHEFEEHFNK from the coding sequence ATGGCAGTTGAATTAGTAAAAATTGTAAGTAAAAACTTTGACATTCCTGATTCTCATAAACTTGAAGTTGCTTTAAAAAATGGAAGATATGAATCTGTAGATAAAGCATTTTCAATGAAACCTGAAGATATAACTGAAGAGGTTGTAAAATCAGGACTAAGAGGAAAAGGTGGTGGTGGTGCTGCATGTGGACCGAAATGGAAACTTATGCCACCAGTTGATGAAAGACCAAGATATTTAATTGTAAATGGGGATGAATCAGAACCAGGAACTTTTAAAGATAGACAAATTTTCCAATACGATCCACACCTACTTATTGAAGGTATTATAGTTTCTTGTTGGGCACTTCAAGCAAATGATGCATATATTTACATTAGAGGTGAATATAAATGGTTCATTGATAGATTAAATGCTGCTATTGAAGAAGCTTATGAGGCTGGAATCATTGGTGATAAAGTTATGAATAAGTATGACTTTAGAGTAAATGTTACTGTTCACAGAGGTGGTGGAGCTTATATTTGTGGTGAAAAATCTGCTTTAATTGAATCAATTGAAGGTAAAAGAGGACACCCAAGATTAAAACCACACGGAAAAGAGTGTGAGTGGTTTTATGGACAACCTGCAACAGTAAATAATGTTGAAACAATCTCATCAGTTCCAAATATTGTATTAAATGGATATGAATCATATACTAAATGGGGAACTGAAAAAGCTCCTGGAACGATGCTTTTTGCTATGAGTGGACCAGTTAAAAATCCTGGTGTTTATGAATTACAATATGGTGAAAAGATGATTGATGTAATCAATGAAATTGGTGGTGGAATGAAAGATGGCTTAAAACTTAAAGCTGTTATTCCTGGTGGGGCATCTTGTCCTATTTTAACTGCCGAAGAAGTTGAAAAAGCTTACTTAGATTATGAATCGATGTGGGACATAGGTTCTACTTTAGGAACTGGGGGAATGATGATTATTCCTGAAGGTGTATCTATGGTAGATGTAGCTAAGAATTTAATTGAATTTTATCACCATGAATCTTGTGGTCAATGTACACCTTGTAGAGAGGGTACTGGTTGGATTGATAAAACAATCAAAAAGATTCTTGATGGGGTTGGTTCACAAGATGACATCCAGACAATTCTTGATGTTTGTGAAACTATGAATGGTAAAACGATTTGTGTTTTTGCACCAGCTGTAAAAGATATTATCAAAAGTATCGTGCAAAAATATACACATGAATTTGAAGAACATTTTAATAAATAA
- a CDS encoding NAD(P)H-dependent oxidoreductase subunit E, with protein MSKFKYTEEKEQEFQRIAKKYPKIDAMMLPALWLVQEQEGWVSPDAMVYVADKLGKTPIEVYEFATFYTMFNLKPIGTYHIELCKTLSCMLMGAPELKKFIKETIGIEPGETSEDGKFHLSEVECQGACGGAPMIALNHTYHENLTVDKLKTILEECK; from the coding sequence ATGAGTAAATTTAAATATACAGAAGAGAAAGAACAAGAGTTCCAAAGAATAGCAAAGAAATATCCAAAAATCGATGCTATGATGCTTCCAGCACTTTGGTTAGTTCAAGAACAAGAGGGTTGGGTAAGTCCTGATGCAATGGTTTATGTTGCAGATAAATTAGGAAAAACTCCAATTGAAGTTTATGAATTTGCAACATTTTATACAATGTTTAATCTAAAACCAATTGGTACTTACCATATTGAGTTATGTAAAACTTTATCTTGTATGTTAATGGGTGCACCAGAACTTAAAAAATTTATTAAAGAAACAATTGGTATTGAGCCAGGTGAAACTTCAGAAGATGGTAAATTTCACTTAAGTGAAGTTGAATGTCAAGGTGCTTGTGGTGGAGCTCCAATGATTGCACTTAATCATACATACCATGAAAATTTAACTGTTGATAAGTTAAAAACAATCTTAGAGGAGTGTAAGTAA
- a CDS encoding citrate synthase: MGKNTFTLTDNRDGRSFEYDIISGTRGPDVVDIRSFYKDSGMFTYDPGYTSTASCESKITFIDGENSELRYRGIPIEELAGKRSYLDVCYLLMRGNLPTEEASKNFDLEIRHRSFLDEGILRLFDALPDHAHPMATMGAATMALATIYKDHLNLKSDEEFKVMRRRILAKMPTIAAMAYRNSIGVPMIYPDVNRYFTENFLYMLRAYPGGKMKYLGNGKNEEIKQVEVDALDAILTLHADHEQNASTTTVRNVGSTEAHPYVSIASGIAALWGSAHGGANERVMDQLKMIGDVKNVPTYIAKAKDKNDPFRLMGFGHRVYKNRDPRAQELKKLQDKLREELNLDSKLLDVASAVEEAALNDDYFIQRGLYPNIDFYSGVILTALKIPVEMFTPIFVIGRIPGWISQWSELKQDPAAKIARPRQLYTGK, from the coding sequence ATGGGAAAAAATACTTTTACATTAACAGATAACAGAGATGGTAGATCTTTCGAGTATGATATTATTAGTGGTACAAGAGGACCAGATGTAGTTGATATTAGATCATTTTATAAAGATTCAGGGATGTTTACTTATGACCCAGGATATACTTCTACAGCTTCTTGTGAATCAAAGATTACATTTATTGATGGTGAAAACTCTGAATTAAGATATAGAGGTATCCCTATTGAAGAACTAGCAGGAAAAAGATCATATCTTGATGTTTGTTATCTTCTAATGAGAGGTAATTTACCAACTGAAGAAGCTTCTAAAAACTTTGACTTAGAGATTAGACACAGATCTTTTCTTGATGAGGGTATTTTAAGATTATTTGATGCACTTCCTGATCATGCACATCCAATGGCAACTATGGGTGCAGCAACTATGGCTCTTGCAACAATCTATAAAGATCACTTAAACCTTAAATCTGATGAAGAGTTCAAAGTTATGAGAAGAAGAATCTTAGCAAAAATGCCTACAATTGCAGCAATGGCTTATAGAAATTCAATTGGTGTTCCAATGATTTATCCAGATGTAAATAGATACTTCACTGAAAACTTCTTATATATGTTAAGAGCATATCCAGGTGGTAAAATGAAATACCTTGGAAATGGGAAAAATGAAGAGATTAAACAAGTTGAAGTTGATGCTCTTGATGCAATCTTAACTTTACATGCTGACCATGAACAAAATGCTTCAACTACAACAGTTAGAAATGTTGGTTCAACTGAAGCTCACCCTTATGTTTCTATTGCTTCTGGTATTGCTGCATTATGGGGTTCTGCTCATGGTGGTGCAAATGAAAGAGTTATGGATCAATTAAAAATGATTGGTGATGTTAAAAACGTACCTACTTATATTGCAAAAGCAAAAGATAAAAACGATCCATTCAGACTTATGGGATTTGGTCACAGAGTTTATAAAAACAGAGACCCAAGAGCACAAGAACTTAAAAAATTACAAGATAAATTAAGAGAAGAGTTAAATCTTGACTCTAAATTATTAGATGTAGCTTCAGCAGTTGAAGAAGCAGCATTAAATGATGATTACTTCATCCAAAGAGGTTTATATCCAAATATTGACTTCTATTCAGGAGTTATTTTAACAGCTCTTAAAATTCCAGTAGAGATGTTTACTCCAATTTTCGTTATTGGTAGAATTCCAGGTTGGATTTCACAATGGTCAGAATTAAAACAAGACCCAGCAGCAAAAATTGCTAGACCAAGACAACTATACACTGGTAAATAA